Proteins from a genomic interval of bacterium:
- the sat gene encoding sulfate adenylyltransferase, which translates to MIKPHGSDKLNPLYVADDAKRAALIKEAASLQSVVVCSAAAANAVMLGSGYFNPLTGYMNKADALAVAEKLHTTKGLFWPVPILNMVKDKAAIHGAKRIALRDPNVAGNPVLAIMDVEAVEEFSDADMKMMTQKIFRTEDPEHPGVAAFNSVGRVCVSGPIQVLNFSYFEADFPDTFRTAVAIRNEIQERGWNKVVAFQTRNPMHRAHEELCKMAMEAEKTDGILIHMLLGKLKKGDIPADVRDACIRKMVELYFPKNTVMITGYGFDMLYAGPREAVLHAVFRQNTGCTHLIVGRDHAGVGDYYGGFDAQTIFDTEVPKDALLIKIFRADNTAYSKKLGKVIMMRDGKDHTKEDWVTLSGTKVREMLSKGIAPPPEFSRPEVAKILMEYYQSTLA; encoded by the coding sequence ATGATCAAGCCGCACGGGTCCGACAAGCTCAACCCCCTCTACGTCGCCGACGACGCCAAGCGCGCCGCGCTCATCAAGGAGGCCGCCTCGCTGCAGTCGGTGGTCGTGTGTTCGGCCGCCGCCGCCAACGCGGTGATGCTCGGCTCGGGCTACTTCAACCCGCTGACCGGCTACATGAACAAGGCCGATGCGCTCGCGGTGGCCGAGAAGCTGCACACGACCAAGGGGCTGTTCTGGCCGGTGCCGATCCTGAACATGGTCAAGGACAAGGCGGCGATCCACGGCGCCAAGCGCATCGCGCTGCGCGACCCGAACGTCGCGGGCAACCCGGTGCTCGCGATCATGGACGTCGAGGCGGTCGAGGAGTTCTCGGACGCCGACATGAAGATGATGACCCAGAAGATCTTCCGCACCGAGGACCCCGAGCACCCCGGCGTGGCGGCGTTCAACTCGGTCGGCAGGGTCTGCGTCTCCGGGCCGATCCAGGTGCTGAACTTCTCGTACTTCGAGGCGGACTTCCCGGACACCTTCCGCACCGCGGTCGCCATCCGCAACGAGATCCAGGAGCGCGGCTGGAACAAGGTCGTCGCCTTCCAGACCCGCAACCCGATGCACCGCGCCCACGAGGAGCTGTGCAAGATGGCGATGGAGGCCGAGAAGACCGACGGCATCCTGATTCACATGCTGCTGGGCAAGCTCAAGAAGGGCGACATCCCGGCCGACGTGCGCGACGCCTGCATCCGCAAGATGGTCGAGCTCTACTTCCCGAAGAACACCGTGATGATCACCGGCTACGGCTTCGACATGCTCTATGCCGGCCCGCGCGAGGCGGTGCTGCACGCGGTCTTCAGGCAGAACACCGGCTGCACGCACCTGATCGTCGGCCGCGACCACGCCGGCGTCGGCGACTACTACGGCGGCTTCGACGCCCAGACGATCTTCGACACCGAGGTCCCCAAGGACGCGCTGCTGATCAAGATCTTCCGCGCCGACAACACCGCCTACTCCAAGAAGCTCGGCAAGGTCATCATGATGCGCGACGGCAAGGACCACACGAAGGAAGACTGGGTCACGCTCTCGGGCACGAAGGTCCGCGAGATGCTCTCCAAGGGCATCGCGCCGCCGCCGGAGTTCTCCCGCCCCGAGGTCGCCAAGATCCTCATGGAGTACTACCAGTCGACGCTGGCCTAG
- a CDS encoding PocR ligand-binding domain-containing protein: MCASTADGGSGAGPVPSATPSASAGSYRLQDLLDLEQFQRLQDSLNAVCPFPSAIIDNDGTILTATAWQDVCTKFHRVNELCAAECRKSDQYIRAHLREANPAVTYRCPHGLVDNAVPIVVEGVHRANFFTGQFFLEPPDLDFFRAQAARFGFDEAAYLDAVRRVPVWSRPQLDAYLRFIKDLIDVIVGIGLKNLRAAQTETMISGILNAVPQSIFWKDRAGVYRGCNEPFARAVGLGAPERIIGKTDYDLPWPRSEADAYRADDLEVINGSRPKRHIIEPLQQSDGSRLWIDTTKVPLAGADGATWGVLGVYEDVTERKRAEEALQERERQLAESQRIAHIGSWQHNLATGEVVWSDELFRILGLDPRTDKADINEFFGMIHPEDRPMVQRAVGETLRLGTRFSVDYRFVLRGGAVRAIHAEAELLADATGNEVILSGTAQDFTGRKEAEDQLRQNEEFIRGILDTVDEGFIVLDRDYRILSANKAYCRQVGCCEQEIPGMRCYEVSHRSDRPCFEKGEECPVREAFATGQPHGALHRHVDPHGGTLYVGTKAYPVKDEAGNVLSVIETVNNITERHLLEQERLKTQKLESIGTLAGGIAHDFNNLLQGLFGYISLARLSLDQPERVEAMLSQAEEALHVTVNLTGQLLTFSKGGKPRKRLIRLEPVVENAVRFALSGSSISHTLEVTPDLWPAEADAGQLAQVIQNIVLNADDAMGGHGSIDIRLENVPADGARAPTLPAEGRFVRIAIRDNGSGIPPENLERIFDPYFTTKTKGSGLGLATSYSIVRGHGGVIDVDSEPGRGSTFSVYLPAADGAAPAERAAPAAAGTAARGRILLMDDEPLVRDVATEMIGALGHEVRCAADGETAVTMYRRARESGEPFDVVILDLTIRGGMGGEEALRQIKAVDPGAVAVVSSGYADKGVVADFRTFGFSASLNKPYRMEALRDLLDSLIGKSAAPTETGAPPGR, translated from the coding sequence ATGTGCGCCTCGACGGCAGACGGAGGATCCGGCGCGGGACCCGTCCCATCCGCCACGCCGTCCGCCTCCGCCGGAAGCTACCGCCTCCAGGACCTGCTCGACCTGGAACAGTTCCAGCGGCTCCAGGACAGCCTGAACGCGGTCTGCCCCTTCCCCTCCGCGATCATCGACAACGACGGCACCATCCTCACGGCCACCGCCTGGCAGGACGTCTGCACGAAGTTCCACCGCGTGAACGAGCTCTGCGCCGCGGAGTGCCGCAAGAGCGACCAGTACATCCGCGCGCACCTGAGGGAGGCGAACCCCGCCGTGACCTACCGCTGCCCCCACGGGCTCGTCGACAACGCCGTGCCGATCGTCGTCGAGGGCGTGCACCGCGCGAACTTCTTCACCGGCCAGTTCTTCCTCGAGCCGCCGGACCTCGATTTCTTCCGCGCCCAGGCGGCTCGCTTCGGCTTCGACGAGGCGGCCTACCTGGACGCGGTCCGCCGGGTCCCGGTCTGGTCGCGCCCCCAATTGGACGCGTACCTGCGCTTCATCAAGGACCTGATCGACGTCATCGTGGGGATCGGCCTCAAGAACCTCCGGGCCGCCCAGACCGAGACGATGATCTCCGGCATCCTCAACGCCGTGCCGCAGTCGATCTTCTGGAAGGACCGCGCCGGCGTCTACCGCGGCTGCAACGAGCCCTTCGCCAGGGCGGTCGGCCTCGGGGCCCCGGAGCGGATCATCGGCAAGACGGACTACGACCTGCCCTGGCCCCGCAGCGAGGCCGACGCCTACCGCGCGGACGATTTGGAGGTCATCAACGGCAGCCGCCCGAAGCGGCACATCATCGAGCCGCTGCAGCAGTCCGACGGCAGCCGCCTCTGGATCGACACGACCAAGGTGCCGCTCGCCGGCGCCGACGGCGCCACCTGGGGTGTGCTCGGCGTCTACGAGGACGTGACGGAGCGCAAGCGCGCCGAGGAGGCGCTGCAGGAGCGCGAGCGGCAGCTCGCGGAGTCCCAGCGCATCGCCCACATCGGCAGCTGGCAGCACAACCTCGCGACCGGCGAGGTCGTCTGGTCCGACGAGCTGTTCCGCATCCTCGGGCTCGACCCGCGCACGGACAAGGCCGACATCAACGAGTTCTTCGGGATGATCCACCCCGAGGACCGCCCCATGGTGCAGCGGGCGGTCGGCGAGACCCTGCGGCTCGGCACCCGCTTCAGCGTCGACTATCGTTTCGTCCTGCGGGGCGGCGCGGTGAGAGCCATCCACGCCGAGGCCGAGCTGCTGGCGGACGCCACGGGCAACGAGGTGATTCTCAGCGGCACTGCCCAGGACTTCACGGGCCGCAAGGAGGCCGAGGACCAGCTGCGTCAGAACGAGGAGTTCATCCGGGGGATCCTCGACACCGTGGACGAGGGCTTCATCGTCCTCGACCGCGACTACCGCATCCTCAGCGCCAACAAGGCCTACTGCCGCCAGGTCGGCTGCTGCGAACAGGAGATCCCGGGCATGCGCTGCTACGAGGTCTCCCACCGCAGCGACCGGCCCTGTTTCGAGAAGGGGGAGGAGTGCCCGGTGCGGGAGGCGTTCGCGACGGGCCAGCCCCACGGCGCCCTGCACCGCCACGTCGACCCGCACGGAGGGACGCTCTACGTGGGGACGAAGGCCTACCCGGTCAAGGACGAGGCGGGCAACGTCCTGTCGGTCATCGAGACGGTCAACAACATCACCGAGCGGCACCTGCTCGAGCAGGAGCGCCTCAAGACGCAGAAGCTCGAGTCCATCGGCACGCTCGCCGGCGGCATCGCCCACGACTTCAACAACCTGCTGCAGGGGCTCTTCGGCTACATCTCGCTGGCACGGCTCTCCCTGGACCAGCCGGAGCGGGTCGAGGCGATGCTGAGCCAGGCCGAGGAGGCGCTGCACGTGACGGTGAACCTCACCGGCCAGCTGCTCACGTTCTCCAAGGGCGGCAAGCCGCGCAAGCGGCTGATCCGGCTCGAGCCGGTGGTCGAGAACGCGGTGCGGTTCGCCCTGAGCGGCTCCTCGATCAGCCACACCCTGGAGGTGACGCCCGACCTCTGGCCGGCGGAGGCGGACGCGGGGCAGCTGGCACAGGTGATCCAGAACATCGTGCTCAATGCGGACGACGCGATGGGCGGGCACGGGAGCATCGACATCCGCCTGGAGAACGTCCCGGCCGACGGGGCACGCGCCCCCACGCTGCCGGCGGAAGGGCGCTTCGTACGCATCGCGATCCGGGACAACGGGTCCGGTATCCCGCCGGAGAACCTCGAGCGGATCTTCGACCCGTACTTCACCACGAAGACGAAGGGCTCAGGCCTGGGGCTCGCGACCTCCTACTCCATCGTCCGCGGCCACGGCGGCGTGATCGACGTCGACTCCGAGCCCGGCCGCGGCAGCACTTTTTCGGTCTACCTGCCGGCCGCCGACGGCGCTGCGCCCGCGGAGCGCGCCGCTCCCGCGGCGGCCGGGACGGCCGCGCGCGGCCGGATCCTGCTCATGGACGACGAGCCGCTGGTGCGGGATGTCGCGACCGAGATGATCGGGGCGCTGGGCCACGAGGTCCGTTGCGCCGCCGACGGGGAGACCGCCGTCACGATGTACCGCCGGGCGCGCGAGTCGGGCGAGCCGTTCGACGTCGTCATCCTCGACCTGACCATCCGCGGCGGGATGGGGGGCGAGGAGGCGCTCCGG